In Aminobacterium sp. MB27-C1, a single genomic region encodes these proteins:
- the trmFO gene encoding methylenetetrahydrofolate--tRNA-(uracil(54)-C(5))-methyltransferase (FADH(2)-oxidizing) TrmFO, which produces MDRSNEILVLGGGLAGSEAAWQLAQRGYPVCLVEMRPKITTPAHQTDMMGELVCSNSLGADNMTSPAGILKAELRYLGSLIMEAADHTSVPAGKALAVDRDAFAGYITKKLSEHPCIRIERREMTSLPEEPAIIATGPLTSPSLAEELKKITGEEYFSFFDAIAPVVFYDSIDMTKAYKAGRYGQEADYINCPMNEEEYIRFWNALVSAERATRHEFEKDIRYFEGCLPIEVIASRGIDTLRFGPLRPVGLPNPLTGEEPYAVVQLRQDNKDGTLFNLVGFQTSLKWGEQARVFKLIPGLQDAEFARYGVMHRNIYVNAPTVLDGFLRLRDRKNLFLAGQITGVEGYLESTAMGLVAAIYMAFSLRQTEMPIWPKETAIGSLLRYLSETDTKVFHPMNVNLGIFPHLDVKIRKKIERCQKVGERAMLFLEEFYKSYLK; this is translated from the coding sequence ATGGACAGATCAAACGAAATTCTGGTTCTTGGTGGCGGATTGGCCGGGAGCGAAGCAGCTTGGCAGTTGGCACAAAGAGGATATCCTGTTTGTTTAGTAGAGATGAGACCGAAAATAACAACCCCAGCACATCAGACCGATATGATGGGGGAACTTGTATGCAGTAATTCTCTTGGTGCTGATAATATGACAAGCCCAGCTGGAATATTAAAGGCTGAGCTTCGTTATCTTGGTAGTCTCATAATGGAAGCTGCAGATCATACGAGCGTTCCTGCAGGCAAAGCACTTGCCGTTGATCGTGACGCTTTTGCTGGTTACATAACGAAAAAACTTTCAGAACATCCTTGTATAAGAATTGAAAGACGAGAGATGACATCGTTGCCGGAGGAACCTGCTATTATTGCTACAGGTCCCTTAACAAGCCCTTCTCTTGCAGAAGAATTGAAGAAAATAACAGGAGAAGAATATTTTTCTTTTTTTGATGCTATAGCTCCGGTAGTTTTTTACGATTCCATCGATATGACGAAAGCGTACAAAGCAGGACGCTACGGTCAAGAAGCAGATTATATAAATTGTCCCATGAACGAAGAAGAGTATATTCGTTTTTGGAATGCTCTTGTCTCTGCAGAGCGAGCCACACGTCATGAATTTGAAAAGGACATTCGTTATTTTGAGGGATGTTTACCAATAGAAGTTATTGCCTCCAGAGGTATCGATACTCTCCGTTTTGGTCCTTTAAGACCAGTTGGTTTGCCCAATCCCCTTACAGGAGAAGAACCCTATGCTGTTGTTCAGCTTCGACAAGATAATAAAGATGGCACTCTTTTTAATTTAGTTGGTTTTCAGACAAGCCTGAAATGGGGAGAGCAAGCTCGAGTTTTTAAACTTATCCCAGGGCTTCAAGATGCTGAGTTTGCCCGTTATGGTGTTATGCATAGGAATATATACGTCAATGCACCTACTGTACTTGATGGTTTTCTTCGTTTACGGGATCGTAAAAATCTTTTTTTAGCGGGGCAAATAACGGGAGTAGAAGGATATCTTGAGAGTACCGCTATGGGACTTGTTGCTGCTATTTATATGGCGTTTTCTTTGAGACAAACAGAAATGCCCATTTGGCCTAAAGAGACAGCGATAGGTTCTTTGCTCCGTTATTTATCAGAAACTGACACGAAGGTTTTTCACCCTATGAACGTAAACTTGGGCATATTCCCCCATCTTGATGTAAAAATACGTAAAAAAATAGAACGATGTCAAAAAGTTGGCGAAAGAGCGATGTTGTTCTTAGAAGAATTTTACAAAAGTTACCTAAAATAG
- a CDS encoding tyrosine recombinase XerC produces MIMAEKLSSALDYYLEQMRFAKNMSLYTIENYAVDLNQFVNYLLEQNVTLLSEVDTRLIREYLRVLASFGYAKSSVSRKLSAIKNWFLFLVDKKLVEKDPAKNVKGPRLPARLPRALSVEEVTRLIEKGSAESTTPLRDRAVLELLYGCGLRIGELAILHWEDIDLVERWLRVRGKGDKERMVPVGRMAKEAVQVWQDTFSEPNNFIFPGENGDHLTVRTVGRIVERAAQRVGLFGVTPHMLRHSFATHMLEGGASIRVMQELLGHESLLTTQRYLTVTAEHLKQSYIDAFPRTRGDD; encoded by the coding sequence ATGATTATGGCTGAAAAGTTATCTTCTGCGTTGGATTATTACTTGGAACAGATGCGTTTTGCCAAAAATATGTCATTGTATACTATTGAGAATTATGCTGTAGATCTCAATCAATTTGTTAACTATTTGCTTGAGCAAAACGTTACCCTTCTTTCGGAAGTAGATACACGTTTGATTCGTGAGTATTTGAGGGTCTTGGCTTCTTTTGGATACGCTAAGTCATCTGTCTCCAGAAAACTTTCCGCTATAAAAAATTGGTTTCTTTTTTTAGTTGATAAAAAATTAGTGGAGAAAGATCCAGCTAAAAATGTTAAGGGTCCACGTTTACCTGCGCGCTTGCCACGTGCTTTAAGTGTAGAGGAAGTTACGAGGCTAATTGAAAAAGGAAGTGCGGAAAGCACAACGCCTCTTAGAGACAGGGCTGTTTTAGAGTTACTTTATGGATGTGGACTTCGTATTGGAGAGCTTGCAATTCTTCACTGGGAGGATATAGATCTTGTCGAAAGATGGCTGCGGGTTCGAGGCAAGGGAGACAAAGAGCGAATGGTTCCCGTAGGCAGAATGGCTAAAGAGGCTGTTCAGGTGTGGCAAGATACTTTTTCAGAACCAAATAATTTTATCTTCCCGGGGGAAAATGGCGATCATCTTACTGTGCGTACTGTTGGGCGTATAGTGGAGAGAGCCGCGCAGAGAGTTGGATTATTTGGGGTAACTCCCCATATGTTACGTCATAGCTTTGCAACCCATATGCTTGAAGGTGGAGCTTCTATACGAGTGATGCAAGAGCTTTTGGGACATGAAAGTTTATTGACGACACAACGGTATCTGACAGTGACGGCAGAACATCTTAAACAAAGCTACATAGATGCTTTTCCGAGAACTAGAGGAGATGATTGA
- the hslV gene encoding ATP-dependent protease subunit HslV — translation MIELFKGTTILCVRRGDTVAMAGDGQVTLGDQIIKAGARKVRRLYKGKVLAGFAGSTADAMTLLERFEARLEENSGDLMRAAVSLVKEWRLDRALRKLEALMLVADENHTLLLSGAGDVLEPENNVAAIGSGAGFALAAARAFMESGKGSVSEIAHRSIEIAADICIYTDKEITVEVIGE, via the coding sequence ATGATTGAACTGTTTAAGGGAACAACTATATTGTGTGTACGCCGCGGAGATACAGTGGCGATGGCTGGAGACGGTCAGGTAACCTTAGGAGATCAAATTATAAAGGCAGGGGCACGGAAGGTGCGTCGCTTATATAAGGGAAAAGTCCTTGCAGGATTTGCAGGGAGTACCGCAGATGCAATGACACTTCTTGAGCGTTTTGAAGCGCGTTTAGAGGAAAATAGCGGAGACCTTATGAGGGCAGCTGTTTCTCTCGTTAAAGAGTGGAGATTGGATCGCGCTTTGAGAAAACTTGAGGCCCTTATGCTTGTTGCAGATGAAAACCATACATTGTTACTTTCAGGTGCAGGAGATGTGCTTGAACCGGAGAACAATGTTGCTGCTATCGGATCTGGTGCTGGTTTCGCCCTGGCGGCTGCACGGGCTTTTATGGAGTCTGGTAAAGGGTCTGTTTCTGAAATCGCCCACAGATCTATAGAAATAGCTGCGGATATTTGTATCTATACGGATAAAGAGATAACGGTAGAGGTGATTGGCGAATGA
- the hslU gene encoding ATP-dependent protease ATPase subunit HslU gives MSIVAEEKLDLTPRLVVECLDRYIIGQEKAKRAVAIALRNRIRRRNLSHDLANEIAPKNILMVGPTGVGKTEIARRLADLVQAPFVKVEATKFTEVGYVGRDVESMVRDLVEMAVSMVKKVKIEEVQGPAEERASLRLVDALLPRPERKSSMPDFMKMFSGKEEEVAPSQEDDSIRESTRNKVLELLKTGKLDGREVEIEVTENSAVGIPLLGGAGMDSMGMNINEMLSGFLPKKTKKRRMKVVDAKRLLQAEEAEKLIDMESVGKEALEKAQEEGIVFIDELDKVVARGSSNGPDVSREGVQRDLLPIVEGASVQTKYGTVKTDHILFIAAGAFSSVKPSDLVPELQGRFPIRVELQPLGKDELARILVEPENSLIKQYQALLSTENVEIRFSQEAIYKIAALAEKMNTEMENIGARRLHTMIEQLLEDISFTAPERQGDVIEIDTLFVEERLSPLMEDTDLRKYLL, from the coding sequence ATGAGTATTGTAGCAGAAGAGAAGCTGGATTTAACACCTCGCCTTGTAGTTGAGTGTCTTGACAGGTACATCATAGGGCAGGAGAAGGCTAAAAGAGCGGTAGCCATTGCTCTTCGTAATAGAATTCGACGTCGCAATTTGTCTCACGATCTCGCCAACGAAATAGCTCCTAAAAATATACTGATGGTTGGCCCGACAGGTGTAGGAAAGACGGAGATAGCCCGTCGTTTGGCTGATCTTGTTCAAGCCCCATTTGTGAAAGTAGAAGCGACGAAATTTACTGAAGTGGGCTACGTTGGACGAGATGTGGAGTCAATGGTTCGAGATCTCGTCGAAATGGCTGTGTCCATGGTAAAAAAAGTAAAGATAGAAGAGGTTCAAGGTCCTGCAGAAGAGAGAGCTTCGTTGCGGCTTGTGGATGCTTTGCTTCCACGACCGGAGAGAAAATCGTCAATGCCCGACTTTATGAAAATGTTTTCGGGAAAAGAGGAGGAAGTGGCGCCGTCTCAGGAAGATGACTCTATTAGAGAATCTACGAGAAATAAAGTTTTAGAACTTCTTAAGACAGGCAAACTGGATGGAAGAGAAGTAGAGATTGAGGTAACTGAAAATTCTGCTGTCGGTATACCTCTTCTTGGTGGCGCAGGAATGGATTCGATGGGTATGAATATTAATGAAATGCTCAGCGGCTTTCTTCCTAAAAAAACTAAAAAACGTCGAATGAAGGTTGTGGATGCCAAAAGGCTCTTGCAGGCCGAAGAAGCTGAAAAACTTATCGATATGGAGTCGGTAGGCAAAGAGGCTTTGGAGAAGGCGCAAGAAGAAGGCATTGTCTTCATTGACGAACTTGATAAGGTTGTTGCCCGCGGATCTTCTAATGGTCCCGATGTGAGCAGGGAAGGTGTTCAGAGGGATCTTCTCCCTATTGTTGAAGGGGCATCGGTTCAAACAAAGTATGGAACGGTAAAAACAGATCACATTCTTTTTATTGCTGCGGGAGCTTTTTCAAGCGTTAAACCTTCTGATCTTGTTCCAGAACTTCAGGGACGATTCCCCATTCGTGTGGAGTTGCAGCCATTAGGAAAAGATGAGCTGGCTCGCATTCTTGTCGAACCGGAAAATAGTCTCATAAAACAGTATCAGGCTCTGTTGAGCACTGAAAATGTGGAAATACGATTTTCTCAAGAGGCTATTTACAAAATAGCGGCATTAGCTGAGAAAATGAACACCGAAATGGAAAACATAGGAGCTCGTCGTCTTCATACGATGATAGAACAGCTTCTTGAAGATATTAGTTTTACGGCACCAGAGCGGCAAGGTGATGTAATAGAGATAGATACTTTATTTGTTGAAGAGAGGCTTTCCCCTCTCATGGAAGATACTGACTTGCGAAAGTATTTGCTTTAA
- the codY gene encoding GTP-sensing pleiotropic transcriptional regulator CodY: MTKGEKKITDSNPVIVEDPAMKDLLDKTRQVGRALQNRREGTKPDYNKLAKLLCEFSTANVYIINREGKILGYSWISEYHSEAVANFLERGYMPENFVEKMNQHRESILSETDGYLFDDEENVEGSPEKHMLYVPIYSAAERLGTLLLVRFFDPFYMKDLILAEYLATLVGIEILHDRTRSIEERARERLVVQMAMRALSYSEVESVKHIIAELGAYEGVVIASKVADRVGVTRSVIVNALRKLESAGIIESRSLGMKGTFIKILSPLFIEELGMVLPQSM, translated from the coding sequence ATGACTAAAGGAGAAAAGAAAATAACAGATAGTAATCCTGTTATAGTGGAAGATCCAGCAATGAAAGATTTACTCGATAAAACTCGTCAAGTAGGCAGAGCGCTTCAGAACCGCAGAGAAGGAACTAAACCTGATTATAACAAGCTTGCTAAACTTCTTTGTGAATTTTCCACAGCGAATGTCTATATTATCAACAGAGAGGGCAAAATTCTTGGCTATTCATGGATTAGTGAATACCACTCGGAAGCAGTGGCTAATTTCTTGGAGAGAGGGTATATGCCCGAGAATTTTGTTGAAAAAATGAATCAGCACAGAGAGTCCATTTTGAGCGAAACAGACGGCTATCTCTTTGATGATGAAGAAAACGTTGAAGGCTCTCCAGAGAAACACATGCTATACGTTCCTATATATAGCGCTGCTGAGCGTTTAGGAACGTTACTTCTTGTGAGATTCTTTGATCCTTTTTATATGAAAGATCTTATTTTAGCTGAGTATCTTGCAACTCTCGTTGGAATTGAAATTTTACATGACAGAACCCGCAGTATAGAAGAGCGTGCCAGAGAGCGTCTTGTTGTTCAAATGGCCATGCGTGCACTTTCCTACTCTGAAGTAGAGTCAGTAAAACATATCATAGCTGAATTAGGCGCTTATGAGGGCGTAGTTATTGCCAGTAAGGTTGCAGATCGAGTAGGCGTAACACGGAGTGTTATTGTCAATGCTCTTAGAAAACTAGAGAGCGCAGGTATTATAGAAAGTAGAAGCCTTGGCATGAAAGGAACCTTTATAAAGATTTTAAGCCCCCTCTTTATTGAGGAGTTAGGAATGGTTCTTCCTCAGAGCATGTAA
- the flgB gene encoding flagellar basal body rod protein FlgB, protein MIVDRAWKVAEKDLEGLSQRFQAVGSNLANANTPGYGRKEVSFEEELRSVVLGPDKLPLKVTQPSHIVSVPATVDKVVPSEKRIYDEKVRFDGNNVDLEIEMAKMMETRLAYQSMTRLIGKKSSMYRLVIGGR, encoded by the coding sequence ATGATTGTTGATCGAGCGTGGAAAGTTGCAGAAAAAGATTTGGAAGGTCTATCTCAGCGTTTTCAAGCGGTGGGGTCAAATCTTGCTAATGCTAACACTCCAGGATATGGGCGAAAAGAGGTCTCTTTTGAAGAAGAGCTAAGAAGCGTTGTTCTAGGACCCGATAAATTACCTTTAAAGGTTACGCAACCTTCTCATATTGTCTCTGTTCCGGCTACGGTAGATAAAGTTGTTCCATCGGAAAAAAGAATTTATGACGAGAAAGTGCGGTTTGACGGAAATAACGTAGATTTAGAGATAGAGATGGCTAAGATGATGGAGACTCGTTTAGCTTATCAGTCAATGACACGATTGATAGGCAAGAAAAGTTCCATGTACCGTCTTGTCATAGGAGGACGCTAA
- the flgC gene encoding flagellar basal body rod protein FlgC yields MRVFRTIDIAGSSLTAHRLWMDTVASNLANVNTTRTDTGGPYVRKTPVFSEILATEEGRQCGGGVRVVDIAEDSQPSRRVYQPDHPDADAQGYVSFPNVNVVREMADMMTASRAYEANLAIADAARGMWNGALEILRG; encoded by the coding sequence ATGCGAGTTTTTCGTACAATTGATATAGCGGGGAGTTCCCTTACCGCACACAGGCTATGGATGGATACTGTTGCATCTAATTTAGCGAATGTAAATACTACAAGAACTGATACAGGTGGTCCTTACGTTCGAAAAACTCCTGTCTTTTCAGAAATTTTAGCAACTGAAGAAGGGCGCCAGTGTGGAGGTGGGGTTAGAGTTGTTGATATTGCTGAAGACTCTCAGCCTTCCCGTCGGGTTTATCAACCCGATCATCCCGATGCAGATGCCCAGGGGTATGTTTCTTTCCCTAATGTTAATGTTGTTCGCGAGATGGCTGACATGATGACGGCTAGCCGTGCTTATGAAGCAAACCTCGCTATTGCAGATGCAGCAAGAGGTATGTGGAATGGAGCTCTTGAGATCTTACGAGGGTAA
- the fliE gene encoding flagellar hook-basal body complex protein FliE, whose product MDPVKLDLSQLTPKNKMKQTMQEKTDLIHHSPSFESILSQSFVNVNNLQQESDMMVQKLAVGEVDDISTVVLSVQRAELALRMITEVRNKLVDAYQQLARMPV is encoded by the coding sequence ATGGATCCTGTAAAACTTGATCTCAGTCAGCTTACTCCGAAGAATAAAATGAAACAGACGATGCAGGAGAAAACAGATCTTATACACCATAGTCCTTCTTTCGAGTCGATTCTCTCCCAATCTTTTGTTAATGTTAATAATTTACAACAAGAATCTGATATGATGGTTCAGAAATTGGCGGTCGGAGAAGTAGATGATATATCGACTGTGGTTTTGTCGGTTCAAAGAGCTGAGCTTGCACTTCGAATGATTACAGAAGTGCGTAATAAGCTTGTGGATGCATATCAGCAACTTGCGCGTATGCCTGTTTGA
- the fliF gene encoding flagellar basal-body MS-ring/collar protein FliF: MNGLTQLKEKISAFWLSLRQWQRWSLVGAAVLVAAALVLLVLWGGKPSYEPLFAQLEVSDEAAIVSYLKENKIPYRIDPAAHAVLIPRDQVYEVRLTLAQEGLPKGGNVGLELFDDTKMGMNEFQQKVTFLRALEGELARTISQIEAIDYAKVNIVLPEKHLFLEQQQPSTASVLIRLKAGQEIGPSQIKAIIHLVSHSVEGLAPDYVTVVDTSGKVLSDMLDQELLVYSHGDGQTVSSVQRELERQQERELESKVRQMLERVYGPGHVVVRVKVELDFDKKQSRYKEYVPFASGKGVLRSQQNMEESFTGSGTPVGGAPGTTTNIPGYAIGAPNTGMNEYNKSDVVSNYEITTREGEKIDTPGGIRRLTASVLVDADLDETRLKELNAIVAPALGFRAERGDELAIQGMKFSTTLADSLKEQLQRERRTQLIFLLIGLAALLLLLSLGALWWVRRRKEGKEKKIAAGAEAGKAIPSIQDILSSPELLESQGELAILEEQLRAYAKSKPEEVANLLQEWISEDM; this comes from the coding sequence ATGAATGGATTAACTCAGTTAAAAGAAAAAATTAGTGCGTTTTGGTTATCGTTGCGTCAATGGCAACGATGGTCACTTGTCGGGGCCGCTGTTTTGGTTGCAGCAGCTCTTGTTTTGCTTGTCTTATGGGGAGGAAAGCCCTCCTATGAGCCTCTTTTTGCACAGTTGGAGGTTTCTGATGAAGCCGCCATCGTTTCTTATCTGAAGGAGAATAAAATTCCCTATCGGATCGATCCTGCTGCTCACGCTGTTTTGATTCCTCGAGATCAAGTCTATGAGGTTCGTCTTACTTTAGCGCAGGAAGGACTTCCCAAAGGTGGCAATGTAGGTTTAGAACTTTTCGACGATACTAAAATGGGGATGAACGAGTTTCAACAAAAGGTGACTTTTTTAAGAGCCTTGGAGGGAGAACTTGCAAGAACAATAAGTCAGATTGAAGCTATAGATTATGCCAAGGTAAATATCGTTCTTCCCGAAAAACACCTTTTTTTAGAACAGCAGCAACCTTCTACAGCTTCTGTACTTATTCGTTTGAAGGCAGGGCAGGAGATAGGTCCCTCTCAGATAAAAGCCATTATTCATCTTGTTTCTCATAGTGTAGAAGGTCTTGCCCCTGATTATGTAACCGTCGTTGATACGAGTGGTAAGGTTCTTTCTGATATGCTTGATCAGGAGCTCTTGGTATATAGCCATGGAGATGGACAGACTGTTTCTTCTGTACAGCGAGAACTGGAAAGGCAGCAGGAACGAGAACTAGAGAGTAAGGTCAGGCAAATGCTCGAACGAGTTTATGGCCCAGGCCATGTCGTGGTTCGTGTGAAAGTAGAGCTTGATTTTGACAAGAAACAAAGTCGTTATAAGGAATATGTTCCTTTTGCGTCTGGAAAAGGTGTTTTAAGAAGTCAGCAAAATATGGAAGAGAGCTTTACTGGTAGTGGTACTCCAGTAGGGGGCGCTCCCGGAACGACGACGAATATTCCAGGGTATGCAATAGGTGCTCCTAACACTGGTATGAATGAATATAATAAGAGTGACGTTGTTAGTAACTACGAGATAACAACACGAGAAGGAGAAAAAATAGATACACCAGGTGGCATCAGACGACTGACAGCTTCTGTTTTAGTTGATGCTGACCTGGATGAGACAAGATTAAAAGAATTGAATGCCATTGTAGCGCCGGCTTTAGGTTTTAGGGCTGAGCGTGGTGACGAATTGGCAATACAGGGAATGAAATTCTCAACGACACTTGCAGATTCTCTTAAGGAACAGCTTCAGCGAGAACGTCGTACACAGCTTATTTTTCTTCTTATTGGTTTAGCGGCACTTTTGCTTCTGCTTTCTCTCGGAGCTCTATGGTGGGTTCGTCGCAGAAAAGAAGGAAAGGAAAAGAAAATTGCGGCTGGTGCTGAAGCAGGAAAGGCGATACCGTCTATACAGGATATTCTTAGCTCCCCTGAACTTCTTGAATCTCAGGGAGAATTGGCTATATTGGAAGAACAATTACGGGCTTATGCGAAAAGTAAGCCTGAAGAAGTTGCAAATCTTCTTCAGGAATGGATTTCAGAAGATATGTAA
- the fliG gene encoding flagellar motor switch protein FliG: MARSSGSRGLQGKEKAAILLVALGNEVAAELYKHFDEATIEIITLEIANLQKISPEQKLEVLKDAQEMLLAREYMARGGVDYARDILERALGPERAQNLLARITASLQVRPFDFMRHSDPQQLLSFIQGEHPQTIALILSYLEPEQSAQVIGGLPAIMQAEVAKRIAKMDRITPEVLREVERVLERKLSTVMGQDFTLAGGIDAIVNIINNADRGTERNIMEHLEENDPELAEEIKRRLFVFEDILKMDDRSLQRVLREVEMKELALALKGATEDLRSKFFKNMSKRAAEMLNEDMEFMGPVRVRDVEESQQKIVNVIRALEDVGEIVISRGGEEELVV, translated from the coding sequence ATGGCGCGTAGTTCTGGCTCTCGTGGATTGCAGGGAAAAGAAAAAGCGGCGATTTTGCTTGTTGCTTTGGGGAATGAAGTCGCAGCTGAACTTTACAAACATTTTGATGAGGCGACCATCGAAATAATAACGCTTGAGATAGCCAATCTTCAGAAAATATCTCCTGAACAAAAATTAGAAGTATTGAAGGATGCGCAAGAGATGCTTCTTGCTCGCGAGTATATGGCTCGTGGTGGAGTTGATTACGCTCGGGATATACTGGAGCGAGCTTTGGGACCTGAGCGTGCTCAAAACCTTCTTGCTCGTATAACGGCGAGTTTGCAGGTTCGTCCCTTCGATTTTATGAGACATTCAGATCCTCAGCAGTTATTAAGTTTTATTCAGGGCGAACATCCTCAGACGATAGCGTTGATTCTTTCGTATCTTGAACCAGAGCAATCGGCTCAGGTTATCGGTGGCCTTCCGGCAATTATGCAGGCTGAAGTGGCGAAACGTATTGCCAAAATGGATCGTATTACACCTGAGGTATTACGTGAGGTAGAAAGAGTTCTAGAAAGGAAGTTAAGCACTGTCATGGGGCAAGACTTTACCTTGGCTGGTGGCATCGATGCCATAGTGAACATTATTAATAATGCTGATCGTGGAACTGAGAGAAATATTATGGAACACTTAGAAGAAAATGATCCGGAATTAGCCGAGGAAATCAAGAGGAGACTCTTTGTATTCGAAGATATACTCAAAATGGACGATCGTTCTTTACAGCGTGTCTTGCGTGAAGTTGAGATGAAAGAGCTTGCTCTGGCTCTGAAGGGGGCTACAGAGGATCTTCGGTCTAAGTTCTTTAAAAATATGTCAAAGCGTGCTGCTGAGATGTTGAATGAAGATATGGAATTTATGGGGCCTGTACGTGTACGTGATGTTGAAGAATCGCAACAGAAGATTGTTAACGTTATTCGAGCCCTTGAGGATGTAGGAGAAATAGTCATATCACGCGGAGGAGAGGAAGAGCTGGTTGTCTAA